In the Shewanella sp. OMA3-2 genome, one interval contains:
- a CDS encoding peptidoglycan DD-metalloendopeptidase family protein codes for MAKLITIFKLLPKAHQIALATLAIFTSLILVFPSEDAQASKRTSTDGLSSLTTDSNQSVPLAFRSPSAPKVAKKNTPSSAPTADDEIFAAHLNTLSPESETDQVINNIASELQAQKQAIQQASEAVDPNALHAEYYEVAKGDTLGGLFNRAGLTAKDVYDITSLPIAKKNLLKIIPGEEIAISKNAQGELAELSYRMDKISTLVISKANDKYQEVVNKKQLETRQSFITAKIKSNFWTAAADAGLSANHIMQLANILGWDIDFALDIRKNDHFSLIFEQEYADGQFIRTGNILAVEFVNQGERYTAIRYKDGQYYSETGNSMRKPFLRSPVDFKYVSSNFNPRRLHPVTGQIKAHRGVDYVAAVGTPIKAAGRGKVVEAGYNQFNGNYVFIKHNDTYTTKYLHLNARKVKRGDIVKQSQIIGTLGRTGRVTGAHLHYEFIVNGVHRNPRTINLPKSEPIERSERGKFENVSKLLMAQLKSNQAQMIASN; via the coding sequence ATGGCAAAGCTGATTACAATATTTAAGTTGCTGCCTAAAGCACATCAAATAGCCTTAGCTACATTAGCTATATTTACTTCTTTAATTTTGGTATTTCCATCAGAAGATGCCCAAGCTTCTAAGCGGACATCAACAGATGGGTTATCATCGCTAACAACCGACTCAAATCAGTCGGTACCATTAGCCTTTAGAAGCCCTAGCGCCCCAAAAGTAGCTAAAAAAAATACCCCATCATCGGCCCCCACTGCAGATGATGAAATTTTTGCTGCGCATTTAAATACCTTGTCGCCTGAATCAGAAACAGACCAAGTGATTAATAATATCGCTAGCGAGTTACAAGCTCAAAAACAGGCGATTCAACAAGCCAGTGAAGCGGTTGATCCTAATGCTCTGCATGCTGAATATTATGAAGTGGCAAAAGGCGACACATTAGGGGGGTTATTTAACCGTGCAGGGCTAACGGCTAAAGATGTATACGACATCACCAGTTTACCTATCGCGAAAAAGAATTTACTTAAAATTATTCCTGGTGAAGAAATTGCTATCAGCAAGAATGCCCAAGGCGAATTAGCCGAACTAAGTTACCGCATGGATAAAATATCGACTTTGGTTATCTCTAAAGCAAACGATAAATATCAAGAAGTCGTAAATAAAAAACAGTTAGAAACACGCCAATCTTTTATTACCGCCAAAATTAAAAGCAATTTCTGGACTGCGGCGGCTGATGCAGGTTTGTCGGCTAATCACATCATGCAACTTGCTAACATCTTAGGCTGGGACATAGATTTTGCGTTAGATATTCGTAAAAACGATCATTTTTCACTGATTTTTGAACAAGAATATGCCGATGGTCAGTTTATTCGTACTGGTAATATACTCGCGGTAGAATTTGTTAACCAAGGTGAGCGCTATACCGCCATTCGCTACAAAGACGGCCAGTATTATTCAGAAACAGGCAACAGCATGCGTAAACCATTTTTACGCTCACCGGTAGATTTTAAATACGTTAGCTCTAACTTTAACCCAAGACGACTGCATCCTGTAACGGGTCAAATAAAAGCTCACCGTGGGGTAGATTATGTTGCGGCTGTTGGTACGCCAATTAAAGCTGCTGGGCGAGGTAAAGTGGTTGAGGCGGGTTATAATCAATTTAATGGTAACTATGTGTTCATTAAACACAATGATACCTATACCACTAAGTATCTGCATTTAAATGCCCGTAAAGTTAAACGTGGCGATATAGTAAAACAAAGCCAAATTATTGGTACTTTAGGGCGCACAGGCCGCGTAACTGGCGCGCATTTACACTATGAGTTTATTGTCAATGGTGTACACAGAAATCCTAGAACGATTAATTTACCTAAGTCTGAACCCATTGAGCGCAGCGAAAGAGGCAAGTTTGAAAATGTGAGTAAGCTACTAATGGCTCAGCTAAAATCAAACCAAGCGCAAATGATTGCGAGTAACTAA
- a CDS encoding anhydro-N-acetylmuramic acid kinase: MSEPEYYIGLMSGTSMDGVDAVLVDFSHGYPQLVSAHTEEIPGHLLRGLQRLCQPSTDEINRLGRLDRSVGLLFAKAVNQLLTHASVSPSQVIAIGSHGQTVRHMPNLEMGFTLQIGDPNTIAVETGIDVIADFRRKDIALGGQGAPLVPAFHQQIFAKPDTQRVILNIGGIANITYLPGDSNKVIGFDTGPGNNLIDAFIQQAQELPFDKNGEWADSGNSNPDLLKQLLSHSYFSLAYPKSTGRELFNQAWLEQQLSEFSHLDQEDIQSTLLDLTCHSIANDVNKLSATGELYVCGGGALNKALMRRLALLVPGYKVATTTDIGIDPKWVEGFAFAWLAMRHHRQLPANLPAVTGASREAVLGGRYSAK, encoded by the coding sequence ATGTCTGAGCCAGAATATTATATTGGTCTTATGTCCGGCACGAGCATGGATGGTGTGGATGCAGTATTAGTTGATTTTAGCCACGGTTACCCGCAACTGGTTAGCGCACATACTGAAGAGATTCCAGGGCATTTACTTAGGGGGCTACAACGCCTTTGCCAACCTTCAACCGATGAAATTAACCGTTTAGGTAGACTAGATCGCAGCGTGGGTTTGTTATTTGCAAAAGCCGTTAATCAGCTACTAACCCACGCGAGTGTGAGTCCAAGTCAGGTTATCGCTATTGGATCGCATGGTCAAACGGTCAGACACATGCCTAATTTAGAAATGGGTTTTACCTTACAAATTGGCGACCCCAATACTATCGCGGTAGAGACGGGCATTGATGTTATTGCAGACTTTCGCCGTAAAGATATCGCATTAGGTGGCCAAGGCGCGCCATTGGTACCGGCTTTTCATCAACAAATTTTTGCTAAACCTGATACCCAACGGGTCATTTTAAATATTGGCGGTATTGCAAATATCACCTATCTTCCAGGTGATTCAAATAAAGTGATAGGTTTTGACACTGGCCCTGGTAATAATCTAATTGATGCTTTTATCCAGCAAGCCCAAGAGCTCCCTTTTGACAAAAATGGCGAATGGGCCGATTCAGGTAACTCAAACCCTGACCTATTAAAACAGCTTTTATCGCATTCTTATTTTTCGTTAGCTTACCCTAAAAGTACTGGACGAGAACTCTTCAACCAGGCGTGGCTTGAACAACAATTATCAGAATTTAGTCACTTAGATCAAGAAGACATTCAATCCACATTACTTGACTTAACTTGCCATAGCATAGCGAATGACGTTAACAAGCTAAGTGCTACAGGCGAGCTATATGTTTGTGGTGGCGGTGCACTGAACAAGGCACTAATGCGTCGACTCGCTTTGTTAGTACCTGGCTACAAAGTGGCCACAACAACGGACATAGGTATTGACCCTAAATGGGTTGAGGGATTTGCTTTTGCCTGGCTTGCCATGCGTCACCATCGCCAATTACCGGCTAACTTGCCCGCTGTCACAGGTGCAAGCAGAGAAGCGGTATTAGGTGGACGATATTCGGCAAAGTAA
- a CDS encoding DUF2750 domain-containing protein, with amino-acid sequence MSIKQKSVAELLQLTPEGRYDYMIEQVKSHKMIWSLQDSDGCVMLTTEDEDCIPMWPSEETAALWAVDDWKDCEPLAIPLDEFQERWVSGMEDDDLFIAVFPVQEDLGVVVPPFEVDQRLTSKDTTKH; translated from the coding sequence ATGAGTATTAAACAAAAAAGTGTTGCCGAATTACTACAACTAACGCCTGAAGGCCGTTATGATTACATGATTGAACAAGTCAAAAGCCACAAAATGATTTGGTCTTTGCAAGACAGTGATGGCTGCGTCATGCTAACCACTGAAGATGAAGATTGTATTCCAATGTGGCCATCAGAAGAAACGGCTGCACTGTGGGCCGTTGATGACTGGAAAGACTGCGAGCCATTAGCCATTCCCCTTGATGAATTTCAAGAGCGTTGGGTGAGCGGCATGGAAGATGATGATTTATTTATTGCCGTATTCCCAGTTCAAGAAGATTTAGGTGTCGTTGTGCCACCTTTTGAAGTCGATCAACGCTTAACCTCTAAAGACACTACAAAGCACTAA
- the erpA gene encoding iron-sulfur cluster insertion protein ErpA: MTEQTDAAMPIQFTDAAATKVKGLLEEEQNPELKLRVYVTGGGCSGFQYGFTFDEKVNEGDFTIEKQGVQLVVDPMSLQYLMGGEVDYTSGLEGSRFFVKNPNATTTCGCGASFSV, encoded by the coding sequence ATGACTGAACAAACTGATGCAGCAATGCCGATACAATTTACCGATGCTGCGGCGACCAAGGTAAAAGGGCTGTTAGAAGAAGAGCAGAACCCTGAATTAAAACTGCGAGTTTATGTTACCGGCGGTGGTTGTTCAGGTTTTCAGTATGGGTTTACTTTTGATGAAAAAGTGAACGAAGGTGACTTCACTATTGAAAAGCAAGGCGTACAGTTAGTGGTTGACCCAATGAGCTTACAGTATCTTATGGGTGGCGAAGTTGATTACACATCTGGCCTAGAAGGTTCACGCTTCTTTGTTAAGAATCCCAATGCCACGACTACTTGTGGTTGTGGAGCAAGTTTCTCGGTATAA
- a CDS encoding DUF6776 family protein, giving the protein MLNYHRLLDKLKVIERKKRTSSTYLITLVLIAFITGALCHQIWLSFAPEAAPNSESGKRKLILELDLQAKTLASRNLALTIEQEANKNLQQMFSDQLIHQKSLEKELSFYRSLMVPDAEVEGVMIHGVELNRGMLPGQQQLRVILTQQQKRQAKLTVTVDADFIGIQNDQVSELNLTKLTDKKYNIDFKYFHIMDVDVTLPDGFTLQRINVKVKVKPARGIKGGEVEQVYNIEDIIATGT; this is encoded by the coding sequence ATGCTAAATTACCATCGTTTACTGGATAAGTTAAAAGTAATTGAGCGTAAAAAACGCACATCTAGTACTTATCTCATCACATTAGTGCTAATAGCATTTATCACTGGTGCCTTATGTCATCAAATCTGGCTGTCATTTGCTCCAGAAGCCGCACCTAATAGTGAAAGTGGCAAACGTAAACTAATACTTGAGCTTGATCTACAAGCTAAAACCCTTGCCAGTCGTAACCTTGCACTTACTATAGAGCAAGAAGCCAATAAAAACTTGCAGCAAATGTTCAGCGATCAATTAATTCATCAAAAAAGTCTTGAAAAAGAGTTATCGTTTTATCGTAGTTTAATGGTTCCTGACGCAGAAGTTGAAGGGGTGATGATCCACGGAGTAGAGCTTAATCGCGGCATGTTACCAGGGCAGCAGCAACTTAGAGTGATTCTAACCCAACAACAAAAACGTCAAGCTAAATTAACGGTGACAGTAGATGCTGATTTTATAGGAATACAAAACGATCAAGTATCTGAGTTAAACTTAACCAAACTGACCGATAAGAAATATAATATCGACTTTAAATATTTCCATATAATGGATGTCGATGTTACCTTGCCGGATGGTTTTACCTTGCAACGCATTAACGTAAAAGTGAAGGTGAAACCTGCCCGTGGCATTAAAGGCGGTGAGGTTGAACAGGTGTATAATATTGAAGATATCATTGCTACAGGCACGTAA
- a CDS encoding chloride channel protein: protein MQLKLNKAAIIHAKRAARKYLNNEFRDKVSQAKISVQLCALALLFAIIASSVIILFRLLLVWADIYSHTDATNLNNILIDWRTYLPLIGALLIWLLSLLGSKRYRRMGIAYVLHRFKMHYGKVPLQSAAGQFFQALIALVTNFSVGREGPAIHLGAVSASVMAEKFKLPDNSVRIMCASGIAAGIAATFNAPLAAVLFVFEVIVREYKIHYFFPIMLSAICGAVSSQLVFGNVHEYDLINVIRIPLDHYPILLLGGLGLGCTAALFNHSLLKVTATGQHWPLIYRLLLAGAITTLIGILLPQALGSGDLAIHEAISESPNLWFLIALLLGKMLATIAAIGLGVPGGLIGPLYGIGALVGAILALVSSALFPSIAPYVGLYTVIGMTAMMGVCLSAPLAALVALLELTNDASIILPAMFVTIPAFLVAYQGFNTSSIFIKQLEIMGLDYKVAPMNQGLQKKGVRVLMNRRFVVVNDDDELLLEVLKRAEGRPVLVRNAEGQIEMLRLEIQSFEDETTLSRHPMVGLPDSATLNEAHEVLAAKRTGEVYIYRNNPNNVIGVISWANLLQEIRSGQE, encoded by the coding sequence GTGCAACTTAAACTCAACAAAGCTGCCATTATTCACGCCAAGAGGGCGGCACGCAAATATCTAAACAATGAATTTCGCGATAAAGTATCACAGGCGAAGATCAGTGTTCAATTGTGTGCGCTAGCATTACTGTTTGCGATTATAGCATCCAGTGTGATTATTCTATTCCGTTTACTGCTAGTTTGGGCAGATATTTACAGCCATACCGATGCCACCAACTTAAATAATATCCTTATAGACTGGCGGACCTACCTGCCTTTAATTGGGGCGCTATTAATTTGGCTATTATCGCTATTGGGATCTAAGCGCTATCGACGTATGGGCATAGCTTATGTATTACATCGATTCAAAATGCATTACGGAAAAGTGCCACTTCAATCTGCAGCAGGGCAATTTTTTCAAGCATTAATTGCGCTAGTGACTAATTTCTCTGTAGGACGTGAAGGTCCGGCGATTCATTTAGGTGCTGTGAGTGCCAGTGTGATGGCGGAGAAATTTAAATTACCCGACAACAGTGTGCGTATCATGTGCGCTAGTGGTATTGCTGCTGGAATAGCCGCAACCTTTAACGCCCCCTTAGCTGCAGTGCTTTTTGTGTTTGAAGTCATTGTCAGAGAATATAAAATACATTACTTTTTCCCAATTATGTTGTCAGCCATTTGTGGCGCAGTATCAAGTCAACTTGTATTTGGTAATGTGCACGAATATGACCTCATTAACGTCATCCGCATTCCACTAGATCATTACCCTATTTTATTACTCGGCGGTCTAGGTCTAGGCTGCACCGCCGCACTATTTAATCACTCTTTGCTAAAAGTCACCGCCACGGGCCAGCATTGGCCATTAATATATCGGTTACTCCTTGCAGGAGCGATAACTACCCTAATTGGCATATTATTGCCTCAAGCACTCGGCTCAGGTGACTTAGCCATACACGAAGCCATTAGCGAGTCACCTAACTTATGGTTTTTAATCGCTTTATTATTAGGTAAAATGCTGGCAACAATTGCCGCTATAGGCTTAGGTGTGCCTGGAGGGTTAATTGGTCCCTTATACGGCATAGGCGCTTTAGTTGGCGCTATTTTAGCCTTAGTTAGCAGCGCGTTATTTCCATCTATTGCGCCCTATGTAGGTCTTTATACCGTGATAGGCATGACGGCAATGATGGGGGTGTGTTTAAGTGCCCCACTTGCGGCCTTAGTCGCATTACTTGAATTAACCAATGATGCCTCCATAATTTTACCCGCTATGTTTGTCACAATCCCTGCATTTTTAGTTGCTTATCAGGGCTTTAATACAAGTTCTATTTTTATCAAACAACTTGAAATAATGGGCTTAGATTATAAAGTCGCGCCGATGAACCAAGGGTTACAGAAAAAAGGTGTGCGAGTATTGATGAATCGGCGTTTCGTGGTGGTCAATGACGATGACGAATTATTACTGGAAGTATTGAAACGTGCTGAGGGTCGGCCTGTTCTCGTTCGTAACGCAGAGGGGCAAATTGAAATGCTGCGTTTAGAGATCCAATCATTTGAGGACGAAACCACCTTGTCTCGCCATCCAATGGTTGGATTACCTGACTCAGCTACACTCAATGAAGCTCATGAAGTGTTAGCAGCTAAACGCACTGGAGAAGTGTATATTTACCGTAATAATCCTAATAATGTCATTGGTGTAATCAGTTGGGCAAACTTACTGCAAGAAATACGCTCCGGACAAGAATAG
- a CDS encoding glucosaminidase domain-containing protein, with product MKIINNKVLALVCLLSVFITAYATIISTPDTSSKNNKLNTELYIASVATEIKANDNDQTSLDIQVAPLTEFADNLPDQLQNSFALISDNRPIIKPKKVLVHSLDSIKHLFDSIHYNSHSWQQGNREVPRLTFETVTEQWQKNAHNIPVDEKKMIFFRLMAPLILLSNEKMLLERRYIEISANDNDKVLQLAQKYKVIDSTELKNTTTLTDEQKTTLLNRVDIVPPSLVLAQAAEESGWATSRFTVEGNAFFGQWDFSGNGMMPKQQRTELGHYGIARFDSPLESVIGYLININTHDAYQKLRNLRANLRLNNEPITGLELAGTLDKYSERGQAYIDSLRSMIRYNQLEQVDEAYLSDDNPIHLITGNL from the coding sequence ATGAAGATAATAAATAACAAAGTATTAGCATTAGTGTGCTTATTGAGCGTGTTTATAACGGCATATGCCACGATAATATCGACACCAGATACCAGCTCAAAAAACAATAAGCTGAACACTGAACTGTACATTGCATCAGTGGCTACAGAAATTAAAGCTAATGACAATGATCAAACCTCCTTAGACATTCAGGTTGCACCTTTAACTGAGTTTGCAGATAACTTACCAGACCAATTGCAGAATAGTTTTGCCTTAATCTCAGATAATCGCCCCATAATAAAACCTAAAAAAGTGCTGGTGCATTCTCTAGACAGTATCAAACATTTATTTGATTCCATTCACTACAACTCACATAGTTGGCAGCAAGGTAATCGCGAAGTTCCTCGTCTGACTTTTGAAACCGTCACTGAACAATGGCAGAAAAATGCCCATAACATTCCAGTTGATGAAAAGAAGATGATTTTCTTCCGCTTAATGGCGCCTCTTATTTTACTCAGTAATGAAAAAATGCTGTTAGAGCGGCGATATATTGAAATAAGCGCTAACGACAACGATAAAGTATTGCAGTTAGCACAAAAATATAAAGTTATCGATTCAACCGAATTAAAAAACACGACAACATTAACTGATGAACAAAAAACGACACTGCTAAATAGAGTTGATATTGTGCCGCCCTCATTAGTGTTAGCACAAGCTGCGGAAGAAAGCGGTTGGGCAACATCACGCTTTACCGTTGAAGGTAACGCATTCTTTGGCCAATGGGACTTTAGTGGTAACGGTATGATGCCTAAGCAGCAACGCACTGAATTAGGTCATTACGGTATCGCACGTTTTGACTCACCACTTGAGTCTGTTATTGGTTACTTAATCAATATCAACACCCATGATGCCTATCAAAAACTGCGTAATTTACGCGCAAATCTCAGGCTTAACAATGAGCCTATTACTGGTCTTGAACTTGCTGGTACATTAGATAAGTATTCTGAACGTGGCCAAGCTTATATTGATAGCCTGCGCAGCATGATTCGTTACAACCAATTAGAACAAGTCGATGAAGCCTATTTATCTGATGATAATCCCATTCATTTGATAACAGGTAATCTGTAA
- a CDS encoding aspartate carbamoyltransferase translates to MTQFEGSHILSVNQLNLDSITTIFDVANKMTPYALREKRTKVLEGAILGNLFFEPSTRTRVSFGCAFNLLGGHVRETTGMASSSLSKGESLYDTARVLSTYSDVIAMRHPDAYSVKEFAEGSRVPVINGGDGPNEHPTQALLDLFTIKKELSHSGMGIDGMHIAMVGDLKYGRTVHSLSRLLCMYKDIQFTLISPTELAMPDYVIADIENAGHKIKITEQLEGNLHQADILYLTRIQEERFPSQEEANKYQGKFRLNHNIYTQHCKSNTVIMHPLPRDSREQANELDNDLNSHPSLAIFRQADNGLLIRMALFALTLGVENQLEKYECPVNWYSRKADR, encoded by the coding sequence ATGACTCAGTTCGAAGGTTCGCATATCCTCTCCGTAAACCAGTTAAATCTGGATTCAATTACCACTATTTTTGATGTCGCTAACAAAATGACCCCCTATGCTTTGCGCGAAAAACGCACAAAAGTATTGGAAGGTGCGATTCTCGGTAACTTATTTTTTGAACCTAGCACACGTACCCGTGTCAGTTTTGGTTGTGCCTTTAATTTATTAGGTGGACATGTACGAGAAACAACAGGAATGGCGTCTTCATCGTTATCTAAGGGCGAATCCTTATATGACACAGCTCGCGTGTTATCAACCTATTCTGATGTCATCGCCATGCGCCACCCCGATGCTTACTCAGTAAAAGAATTTGCCGAAGGTAGCCGAGTGCCTGTTATTAATGGCGGTGACGGCCCAAATGAGCATCCAACTCAGGCATTACTGGATTTATTTACCATCAAAAAAGAGCTCAGCCATTCAGGTATGGGGATTGATGGTATGCATATTGCGATGGTCGGTGATTTAAAATATGGCCGTACTGTGCATTCACTGTCACGTTTATTGTGCATGTATAAAGATATCCAATTCACATTAATATCACCCACTGAATTAGCAATGCCTGATTATGTGATCGCTGACATTGAAAATGCTGGCCATAAGATCAAAATAACCGAACAACTTGAAGGAAATTTACATCAAGCAGATATTCTGTATCTAACCCGAATTCAAGAAGAGCGCTTTCCGTCACAGGAAGAGGCGAATAAGTACCAGGGTAAATTCCGTTTAAACCACAATATTTACACCCAACACTGCAAGTCCAACACAGTGATCATGCATCCTTTGCCACGGGACTCTCGTGAACAGGCAAATGAACTCGACAATGATTTAAATAGTCATCCAAGCTTGGCAATTTTCCGTCAAGCTGATAATGGCTTATTGATCCGTATGGCACTGTTTGCATTGACCTTAGGTGTTGAAAACCAACTCGAAAAATATGAGTGCCCAGTAAACTGGTATTCACGTAAAGCTGATCGTTAA
- the hemL gene encoding glutamate-1-semialdehyde 2,1-aminomutase, with protein MTRSEALFEQAKKTIPGGVNSPVRAFNGVGGSPLFIEKADGAYIYDADGKKYIDYVGSWGPMILGHNHPKIRQAVLAAVENGLSFGAPTELEVKMAEKVISMVPSMEQVRMVSSGTEATMSAIRLARGFTNRDNILKFEGCYHGHADCLLVKAGSGALTLGQPSSPGIPEDFAKHTLTATYNDLNSVRELFEQHPESIACIILEPVAGNMNCIPPVEGFLQGLRAICDEFGALLIIDEVMTGFRVSMSGAQGYYGVTPDLTTLGKVIGGGMPVGAFGGRKDIMQFIAPTGPVYQAGTLSGNPIAMTAGLAQMDALNAPGLYEELAAKTKRVAEGFKAAADKHGVPLSITYVGGMFGFFFTDDKAPMTSFAQVTKCNMEHFRHFYHAMLDEGIYLAPSAYEAGFLSMAHGDAEIEYTLAAVDRIFAAMK; from the coding sequence ATGACCCGTTCCGAAGCATTATTTGAACAGGCTAAAAAAACCATTCCAGGCGGCGTAAACTCGCCAGTTCGTGCATTTAACGGCGTGGGTGGTTCACCATTATTTATCGAAAAAGCCGACGGTGCTTATATTTATGATGCCGATGGTAAAAAATATATCGACTATGTAGGCTCATGGGGCCCAATGATTTTAGGACATAATCACCCTAAAATTCGTCAAGCGGTATTAGCTGCGGTTGAAAATGGTTTATCTTTTGGTGCACCAACAGAGCTTGAAGTCAAAATGGCTGAAAAAGTTATTTCTATGGTGCCATCAATGGAACAAGTGCGCATGGTGAGTTCAGGCACTGAAGCCACCATGAGCGCGATTCGTCTTGCACGTGGGTTTACTAACCGTGACAATATTTTAAAGTTTGAAGGCTGTTACCATGGTCATGCAGACTGTTTACTGGTTAAAGCGGGTTCAGGGGCATTAACCCTAGGACAGCCAAGCTCACCTGGTATTCCTGAAGACTTTGCCAAGCACACGTTAACAGCAACTTATAACGACCTTAACTCGGTACGTGAGTTGTTTGAACAACACCCAGAAAGCATCGCCTGTATCATTCTTGAGCCTGTTGCCGGCAACATGAACTGTATTCCACCCGTTGAAGGTTTCTTACAAGGCTTACGCGCTATTTGTGATGAATTCGGCGCATTACTGATTATTGATGAAGTCATGACTGGTTTCCGTGTATCTATGAGCGGTGCACAGGGTTATTACGGCGTAACACCAGACTTAACGACATTAGGTAAAGTGATTGGCGGCGGTATGCCTGTGGGCGCGTTTGGTGGCCGTAAAGATATCATGCAGTTTATCGCTCCTACGGGTCCTGTTTATCAAGCAGGTACTTTGTCGGGTAACCCAATTGCAATGACCGCAGGTCTTGCACAAATGGACGCGTTAAATGCTCCTGGCCTTTATGAAGAGTTAGCCGCGAAAACGAAACGCGTTGCAGAAGGATTTAAAGCCGCTGCAGATAAACATGGCGTTCCATTAAGCATTACTTATGTAGGTGGCATGTTTGGTTTCTTCTTCACCGATGACAAAGCGCCAATGACCTCATTTGCTCAAGTGACAAAATGCAACATGGAACATTTCCGCCATTTCTATCATGCCATGTTAGATGAAGGCATTTATTTAGCGCCAAGTGCCTATGAAGCAGGCTTTTTATCTATGGCACATGGTGATGCTGAAATTGAATACACTCTAGCCGCTGTCGATCGTATTTTTGCAGCAATGAAGTAA
- the nhaD gene encoding sodium:proton antiporter NhaD, protein MLHTFLISLAVLALLSIVLEEVTHINKAKTTLFLGCISWITLFIAAQTPEKTAIISAELNENLLEIATLWLFLMSTMTFVAYLNAKGMIQMIVQKIFPQQVSVRVLMLQVGFFSLILSTFCDNVTATLVSLGLLTTFNLDSQMRRRMAVLIIFAVNSGGVALITGDVTTLMIFLAGKVHISELLVLFIPASVSVLLLAVLFSLKAEGSVSTTPVTQTYQTTDIVIGLIFLTTIVLTMVLNVLFGIPPVLTFLAGLSVMFLVGRNSKSKDEEVQILEYIRQVEFDTLLFFLGILLLVGMLKEIGTLHLLTEVYSMYDPSISNFFAGVGSAVLDNVPLTAALLKADPILTTAQWLGLTYSVGVGGSLLVIGSAAGIIAMSKVQELTFVSYLKYVPALLLCYCVGYSLTLFLANHLHG, encoded by the coding sequence ATGCTACACACTTTTCTTATATCACTTGCAGTGCTTGCGCTGTTAAGTATCGTGCTTGAAGAAGTTACTCATATTAATAAAGCCAAAACCACCTTATTTTTAGGCTGTATTTCTTGGATAACCTTATTTATTGCCGCTCAGACCCCTGAAAAAACGGCAATTATCTCGGCAGAATTAAATGAAAACTTATTAGAAATTGCCACTTTATGGCTCTTTTTAATGTCAACAATGACCTTTGTTGCCTATCTTAATGCCAAAGGCATGATCCAAATGATAGTGCAGAAAATCTTCCCGCAGCAGGTTTCTGTTCGAGTGTTGATGCTACAGGTGGGGTTTTTCTCGTTAATCCTTTCCACCTTTTGTGACAACGTTACCGCGACCTTAGTGTCATTAGGCTTATTGACCACTTTTAACTTAGACAGCCAAATGCGTCGTCGTATGGCGGTGTTAATTATATTTGCTGTTAACTCTGGTGGTGTGGCACTCATTACTGGCGATGTGACTACCTTGATGATCTTCCTCGCGGGTAAAGTCCATATTTCAGAGCTACTAGTACTGTTTATCCCTGCTTCTGTCAGTGTATTGCTATTGGCAGTATTATTCTCATTAAAAGCTGAAGGCTCGGTTAGCACAACACCAGTCACGCAGACTTACCAGACAACTGATATCGTTATTGGGTTAATCTTTTTAACCACTATCGTACTCACTATGGTGTTAAACGTATTGTTTGGTATTCCGCCGGTATTGACCTTCTTAGCAGGTTTATCTGTGATGTTTTTAGTGGGCCGCAACAGTAAATCTAAAGATGAGGAAGTACAGATTTTAGAATACATCCGTCAAGTCGAATTCGATACTTTACTATTCTTCCTCGGTATTTTATTACTGGTTGGCATGCTTAAAGAAATCGGCACATTACATTTATTGACTGAAGTCTACTCAATGTATGACCCAAGTATCTCTAACTTCTTTGCCGGTGTCGGTTCAGCTGTATTAGATAACGTACCGTTAACGGCTGCTTTATTAAAAGCGGACCCAATATTGACAACTGCACAGTGGCTAGGGTTAACCTATTCAGTGGGCGTAGGCGGATCGTTATTAGTGATAGGGTCAGCGGCGGGTATCATCGCGATGAGTAAAGTACAAGAACTGACTTTTGTCAGCTATTTGAAATACGTTCCTGCATTGCTACTTTGCTACTGCGTCGGATATTCACTGACGTTATTTTTAGCTAATCATCTACATGGCTAA